A window from Zingiber officinale cultivar Zhangliang chromosome 7A, Zo_v1.1, whole genome shotgun sequence encodes these proteins:
- the LOC121999240 gene encoding receptor like protein kinase S.2-like, whose translation MPTIPRLCYVVPAAGDADDGDRSLFYSAKSSIGKRPRRRNHRLGISACADAVLRWLCPRGRRCLCFRDNHRAVDPDSICFEDIAGVHSPPHVHKAIIGSSPRIFCYSELYIGTNGFSDREILGSGGFGRVYRAVLPSESTVVAVKCVARCGDRFEKAFSAELVAVAQLRHRNLVRLRGWCVHDDQLLLVYDYMPNQSLDRFLFLPLAAGAKPLDWACRRRIVKGLAAAMFYLHEQLDTQIIHRDVKSSNVMLDSEFNARLGDFGLARWLDHGDEVSETLIRSFSTTNYQFRLTETSRVGGTIGYIPPESFQKLRSSAATAKSDVFSFGIVVLEVATGRRAVDLSSPDDQIFLLDWIRKLADEGRCLDAVDQRLPDGTFSLSEMRRLIHLGLLCSLHDPHARPTMKWVMETLSSQSNSADDLPSLPSFQSQPGYITFSPSTTTTSKPPATTSNFLTAGNSTLFLTADDDGSDNRCQAGKKMPIIDTPREITYDEIAAITNNFSESQMVAEMDFGTGYRGYIDNRFPVLVKRLRMRTCPALRARFAGELHNLARLRHRHLVQLRGWCTEQGEMLVIYDYSTPSLLSHHLFHLRTAALPWRHRYHIVKCLASAVLYLHEEWEEQVIHRSITSSAVFLDPEMNPRLGAFALAEFLSRNSHGHFSGAPAAAARGIFGYMSPEYVETGEATTMADAYSFGMVVLEVVSWQMAVDFRRPEVLLVKKVWGLEARKRPLEELADGKLEGEFDREELTRLVKLGIACRRSNPERRPRMRQIVSILDGNDGLLKELRHKKEGRGDWEGKNAATLSMVRRIQALGIQ comes from the coding sequence ATGCCGACCATCCCGCGCCTCTGCTACGTTGTCCCCGCCGCCGGAGACGCCGATGACGGCGACCGCTCCCTGTTCTACTCCGCTAAATCTTCGATCGGGAAGCGTCCTCGTCGCCGAAATCATCGCCTCGGTATCTCTGCCTGCGCCGACGCCGTCCTCCGCTGGCTCTGTCCCCGTGGCCGACGGTGCCTCTGCTTCCGTGATAATCACCGCGCCGTCGACCCCGACTCCATCTGCTTCGAGGATATCGCCGGCGTGCACTCGCCACCACACGTCCACAAGGCCATCATCGGTAGCAGCCCCCGGATTTTTTGCTACTCCGAGCTTTATATCGGGACCAACGGGTTTAGTGACAGGGAAATCCTCGGCAGCGGCGGCTTCGGGCGAGTGTACCGCGCGGTGCTTCCCAGCGAGAGCACTGTCGTGGCAGTCAAGTGCGTCGCTCGATGTGGCGATCGGTTCGAGAAGGCCTTCTCGGCGGAGCTGGTGGCCGTCGCTCAGCTTCGCCACCGCAACCTCGTCCGCCTTCGGGGATGGTGCGTCCATGACGACCAGCTTCTCTTGGTTTACGATTACATGCCCAACCAAAGCCTCGATCGCTTCCTCTTCCTTCCGCTCGCTGCCGGAGCGAAACCGCTCGACTGGGCGTGCCGTCGACGGATCGTGAAGGGCCTGGCGGCGGCCATGTTCTACCTCCACGAGCAGCTCGACACGCAGATCATCCACCGCGACGTGAAGTCCAGCAACGTCATGCTCGACTCGGAGTTCAACGCCCGGCTCGGCGACTTTGGCCTCGCTCGGTGGCTAGATCACGGTGACGAAGTCTCTGAGACCTTGATACGGTCTTTCTCCACGACGAACTACCAGTTTCGGCTGACGGAAACGAGCCGGGTCGGCGGCACGATTGGGTACATCCCGCCGGAGAGCTTCCAGAAGCTCCGCAGCAGTGCGGCAACGGCGAAGTCGGACGTTTTCAGCTTCGGGATCGTGGTTCTGGAAGTGGCCACCGGGCGGCGGGCGGTGGACCTCTCGTCGCCGGACGATCAAATCTTCCTGCTAGATTGGATCCGGAAACTCGCGGACGAGGGTCGCTGCCTCGACGCCGTGGATCAAAGACTGCCGGATGGTACCTTTTCTTTGTCGGAGATGCGGCGGCTCATCCACCTCGGCCTCCTCTGCTCCCTCCACGACCCGCACGCACGGCCGACCATGAAATGGGTAATGGAGACTCTCTCGTCGCAGAGCAACTCCGCTGATGACCTCCCCTCTCTCCCAAGTTTCCAATCCCAACCGGGATACATCACCTTCTCTCCTTCCACCACCACGACATCCAAACCGCCCGCCACTACATCCAACTTCCTCACCGCCGGGAACTCCACCCTGTTTTTAACAGCAGACGACGATGGCAGCGATAATCGCTGCCAAGCCGGAAAGAAAATGCCCATTATAGACACGCCGCGGGAGATCACATACGACGAGATCGCGGCGATCACAAACAATTTCTCGGAGTCGCAGATGGTGGCCGAGATGGACTTCGGCACCGGCTACCGCGGCTACATTGACAACCGCTTTCCGGTGCTGGTGAAACGACTCAGGATGCGCACGTGCCCGGCGCTTCGAGCTCGGTTCGCCGGCGAGCTCCACAACCTGGCGAGGTTGCGTCACCGCCACCTAGTCCAGCTGCGCGGATGGTGCACGGAGCAGGGCGAGATGTTGGTCATCTACGACTACTCCACCCCCAGTCTCCTCAGTCACCACCTCTTCCACCTCCGCACGGCGGCCCTGCCTTGGCGCCACCGCTACCACATCGTCAAGTGCCTCGCCTCCGCCGTGCTCTACCTCCACGAGGAGTGGGAGGAGCAGGTGATCCACCGTAGCATCACTTCCTCCGCCGTCTTCCTCGACCCGGAAATGAACCCCCGGCTCGGTGCCTTCGCGCTAGCTGAGTTCCTCTCCCGCAACTCGCACGGCCACTTCTCGGGGGCCCCCGCCGCGGCGGCGCGCGGCATTTTCGGGTACATGTCGCCTGAGTACGTGGAAACAGGGGAGGCAACAACGATGGCGGACGCGTACAGCTTCGGAATggtggtgctcgaggtggtgaGCTGGCAGATGGCCGTGGACTTCCGTCGGCCGGAGGTGCTTCTGGTGAAGAAGGTGTGGGGGTTGGAGGCGAGGAAGCGGCCGCTGGAGGAGCTCGCCGACGGGAAGCTGGAGGGGGAGTTCGATCGCGAGGAGTTGACCAGGCTGGTGAAGCTTGGGATTGCCTGCAGGCGATCGAACCCGGAGAGGAGACCGAGGATGAGGCAGATCGTGAGCATATTGGACGGCAACGACGGGCTGCTGAAGGAATTAAGGCATAAGAAGGAGGGCAGAGGCGACTGGGAAGGGAAGAATGCTGCAACGCTGTCAATGGTTAGGAGAATTCAGGCACTTGGGATTCAGTGA
- the LOC122001073 gene encoding uncharacterized protein LOC122001073: MAAGAASSTSGIFASICLLQSAMAATCGALMMFYLNEIAVVGHGQETARKLQGSTPHDQLLIQTSDSFAGFLLFAIGLLLFMVSFVKDRDFQAFFAKGCILLHGAMALWRLFFERRLEDLARVWPRQIVGDLVLGLSWVLFLVYSWREKYD, from the coding sequence ATGGCTGCCGGAGCGGCTTCATCGACGTCTGGGATCTTCGCTTCGATCTGCTTGCTGCAGTCGGCGATGGCGGCGACCTGCGGCGCGCTGATGATGTTCTACTTGAACGAGATCGCGGTGGTCGGGCACGGGCAGGAGACGGCGCGGAAGCTGCAGGGGTCGACGCCGCACGACCAGCTGCTAATCCAGACCTCCGACTCCTTCGCTGGCTTCCTCCTCTTTGCCATCGGGCTACTCCTCTTCATGGTCTCCTTCGTCAAAGACCGTGACTTCCAGGCCTTCTTCGCCAAGGGTTGCATCCTCCTGCACGGTGCCATGGCCCTTTGGCGTCTCTTCTTCGAGCGCCGCCTCGAGGACCTCGCACGTGTCTGGCCCCGCCAGATCGTTGGCGACCTCGTCCTCGGTCTCTCCTGGGTTCTCTTCCTTGTGTACTCTTGGAGAGAGAAATACGACTGA
- the LOC122001070 gene encoding serine/threonine-protein kinase BLUS1-like — MTTAYPLDPKSYRLLYEVGSGVSAVVYKAACLHHPSSSPVVAIKSIDLERSRANLDDVRREAKAMALLSHPNVLRAHCSFTVDRHLWVVMPFMAAGSLHSILASAFPAGLPEASIAFVLRDTLLALSYLHGQGHIHRDIKAGNILVDSDGSVKLADFGVSASIYESHSATASASASFFNDVAGTPYWMAPEVLHSHLGYGIKADIWSFGITALELAHGRPPLSHLPLSKSLMMKITNRLRFEDHHGCGGGGDLDKIKKKKFSKAFKDMVAACLCRDPSKRPSADKLLRHPFFKNCKSNDYFVKNVLHAVPAIHERCMEKMNNIEEVNIDYDHATTEGSASPLVKIRRISGWNFNENVLALDPVYPPDIDDKSCKEEDHHKEATAAKADQTEAADCHQDQEKTEAADAKKQQAMVVVKQTLVPNLASLLSSLELQRGMVMEVLSRCGRCCTVVDGGGGGKRPESEMVMMVNLRDQKLWEYINSLQRTVDDLKLQLLREMKRNADLEAALTIKLNSY; from the exons ATGACGACGGCGTACCCACTGGATCCGAAGTCGTACCGGCTTCTTTACGAGGTGGGTAGCGGTGTGAGTGCGGTGGTGTACAAGGCGGCGTGCCTCCACCACCCGTCATCATCGCCGGTGGTGGCGATCAAGTCGATAGACTTGGAGAGGTCGCGCGCCAACCTGGACGACGTGCGTCGCGAGGCCAAGGCCATGGCCCTGCTCTCCCACCCCAACGTCCTCCGTGCCCACTGCTCCTTCACCGTCGACCGCCACCTGTGGGTCGTCATGCCTTTCATGGCCGCCGGGTCTCTCCACTCCATCCTCGCCTCCGCCTTCCCCGCCGGCCTCCCCGAGGCATCCATCGCCTTCGTCCTCCGCGATACCCTACTCGCTCTCTCCTACCTCCACGGCCAGGGACACATCCACCGCGACATTAAGGCCGGCAACATCCTCGTCGACTCCGACGGCTCCGTCAAGCTCGCCGACTTCGGCGTCTCCGCGTCCATCTACGAGTCCCACTCTGCCACCGCCTCTGCTTCCGCCTCCTTCTTTAACGACGTCGCCGGGACGCCGTACTGGATGGCGCCGGAGGTGCTGCACTCCCACCTCGGCTACGGCATCAAGGCCGACATCTGGTCCTTCGGCATCACCGCGCTGGAGCTCGCCCACGGCCGCCCGCCGCTCTCCCACCTCCCTCTCTCCAAGTCGCTCATGATGAAGATCACCAACCGCCTCCGCTTCGAGGACCATCACGGCTGCGGCGGCGGCGGGGATCTcgacaagatcaagaagaagaagttctcgAAGGCTTTCAAGGACATGGTGGCGGCCTGCCTCTGCCGAGACCCCTCCAAGAGGCCGTCCGCCGACAAGCTCCTCCGACACCCTTTTTTCAAGAACTGCAAGTCCAACGACTACTTCGTCAAGAACGTTTTGCATGCCGTCCCCGCCATCCACGAAAG atGCATGGAGAAGATGAACAACATCGAGGAAGTCAACATAGACTACGACCACGCTACCACCGAGGGCTCGGCGTCTCCTCTGGTCAAGATCCGCCGTATCAGCGGGTGGAACTTCAACGAGAACGTGCTGGCGCTGGACCCGGTGTACCCACCAGATATCGACGACAAGAGCTGCAAAGAAGAAGACCACCACAAGGAGGCGACGGCGGCGAAGGCGGACCAAACAGAGGCAGCAGATTGCCATCAAGATCAGGAGAAAACAGAGGCCGCAGATGCTAAGAAGCAGCAGGCGATGGTGGTGGTGAAGCAGACTCTGGTGCCGAACCTGGCGTCGCTGCTGAGCAGCCTGGAGTTGCAGCGGGGGATGGTGATGGAGGTGCTGTCGCGGTGCGGACGCTGCTGCACGGTGGTCGACGGCGGAGGCGGGGGAAAGCGGCCGGAGTCGGAGATGGTGATGATGGTGAACCTCCGGGACCAGAAGCTGTGGGAGTACATCAACAGCCTGCAGCGCACCGTCGACGACCTCAAGCTGCAGCTGCTCAGGGAGATGAAGCGCAACGCAGACTTGGAGGCCGCTCtcacaattaaattaaactcCTACTAA